In Lolium rigidum isolate FL_2022 chromosome 7, APGP_CSIRO_Lrig_0.1, whole genome shotgun sequence, the DNA window AAGCCCGTGGACCTCGTGGACATCACCCATTACGCGATCTAGCCGTGAAAGCGGACTTCCATGTGTGGTACCATACGTGCATTTTCCGGTTCTTAATTTTCGTGTCCTATGTGCTGTAAAGTGAATGAAGCATCTCCCTAATAAGCTAGACCATAGTAAATATGGTCAATCATGTTAATAGACACCAATCCATTATCGTCCAGCCCGGTTAGGATACCTGGCTTTCACCCAGGCGACCCGGGTTCAAATCCCGGTAATGGAGATACATTTTTGTTATTTCGTTTGGACTTTTTAAAATTTCTACACTACAACCCGTGTAAATCTCTGTAATGGAGATACCTTTTTGTTATTTCGATTGGACTTTTAAAATTTTCTAGTACAGTAATACACTTTGGATCCATGCATTGGCAGCTGAATTAATGCTTTGCATTACTCTCCTTATCTGATAGATTTGCTGCATTCCCGTATTCCTCGTCCTTTTGTTATTTCGCTTGgactttctaaattttctactacCACCCGGGTTCAAATCCCTGTAATGGCGATACCTTTCTGTTATTTCGATTGGACTTTTAAAAGTTCATACTACAGTAATACACTTGGTCCATGCATAATGCATTGGCAGCTGAATTAATGCTTTGCATTACTCCCATTATCTGATACACTTGTTGCATTACCGTATTCCTCGTCTTGGGCTCACAAGATGCAATttgagggcctcataaacttcacCATGCCTTTTATGCTTTTGAATATCGTGGGCAACTTCAAATGCAATTTTTTGTTTGGTTAGTGCTTCAAAATAGAGTGTGGGCGGTGGATAAGCTTGATCAGGGTGGCAAAATTGTGGCAATTGAAAACTTTGCAATCAAATCCTAGAACCCGCCATCCACCTTCGTTTCACTTGCTGGTTTAGTAAGAGACTTTGGACAAACTCAAACAGTGGCTTGCCCTCGTCGATGTCAACCCTAGTGTGTGGCATGAAGCTCAAACCGTACACGAGGTGGTGGAGATATTTTGTGCAAAAAAATGAGCACTCTTGAAAGGTGATGCCTTCTCTAGCTAAGGTTGTGTCTTGGGAAGTTTGGAAGGAGAGAAATGCTCGCGTACTTCGAAAGTATTCCTCCACCATTGTTATGGTTGTTGCTAGAATTAGAGAGGAGGCAGCTATGTGGTCTTTGGCGGGGGCTAAAGTGTTGAGTATGTAATCCCTTGATCGCTTTGGCTTGTAAGTTGTAACACACTTAAATTTCTTCTCTATTAATAAAATTGGTAATTTTTTGCCTTGTTTTCTTAAAACAAATGATGCGGTTAGTAGCTTTGCTCGTCATAGCAGGGTGGCATTCAAATTTCATCGGATTTTCACGGTTCACTAAATTATTGTCGCATtcattttcccttttcttttttattATTTTGAGGGATTCCTTTTCCCTTTTCTTGTTCACTCGTTTATAGCGAAAATGAACCTATAAACTCTTCATCTTCATTAGCATTGCTCGGTATAGGGGGGTGGCAGGCTGGCAGCTGGGTCCATGCACTGGCAACCGAATTATTGCTTGCATTCTTGTCCCTTTCTGGATCACTTGGAGCATCTTTTGAAGGCACAAACCAGTTATTAACTTTGCTCAgaggtttcgcaaaaaaaaaaactttgctcAGAGGGAAGTGGCATTTTTCGTATTGAGATTTGAACTTGTAACAGTTTCTGAAGTAACAGAATTAAACAAAAAGAACTCTTTACCAGCTTTGCTCAGCATAGACCAATTCATAGTATAATCTTAGTCCTTGTAGTACATGTTTATTTATGAAATGCCATAACATGGACCACAGTTCTATGGAAATGCCAGAGAAAACCTTGCTAAGGAGGCCCATTACCACTTTACAATGTAATAATCTCCTTTCAATTCCTCATCCAACATGCAAAATGCTCCCGCACACCACTGCTACTACTACAGAGAACTAGTAGTAGTTATACAAACTCACAGCTAACCAATAACCGCAATGACAACCAAGCTGCGCAACGGACCAAACTGCCAAAGGAATGGATGAATAAGGCAAAGTGCCACTGTGTTCATGCGCAAGAACAGTATAAAAGAAAATATACCAGGCAGTGAAAGGGTAAATCACCCTGTAAAGGCTTAAAACCTAGAGCCATACAGGCAAAAGCTTCGGAACCGGTGTTTGATTTGTTGTGATTGTTCGCCGCGCAAAAACAGTTAGCCCCATTTGACAATAGCAGAACCCCAGGTAAGTCCAGCACCAAAACCCGATGCCGCGATAATATCACCCTTCTTCACCTTCCCGCCACGAACAGCCTCATCCAATGCTAATGGAATTGATGCCGCACTGGAGTTGCCGTAATTAGCAAGATTAGAAATAACCTTTTCTGATGGGATTGACAACCGAGTAGCAGCAGCATCGATAATCCGCTGGTTAGCCTGTAACATGAGGGGGTCGGGGGTGGTCAATTAGATCGATCCTTAGGATCAAACATTTTTCATCATCGACAGGATACtcacttggtgaagcaacaaccaATCAACACTGGAGGCAGGTAGGCCAGCCTCTTCTAGTGCCTTCTCAATGGACTGTGGCACACAACGTACAGCAAAGCGAAAAACTTCTTTTCCGTTCATTTCAATACACGAGAAAGTCCCCTTCTTTGGTGGGAAACCAGGGACGCCATTGGTCTTGGACAAGATCGACTCAGCGTTCGAGCCTGAGCAATGCAGGTGCCTGCATAAGTTTAACAGCTAACATAAGAAAGTGACCTTAAAGAAAGATTTCATCAAAACCTTATAGAAATAAATCATACTTTTGCCCGTTGCCATCGCTTTGAGCACAAAAACCTAGCAAGCCATCTTCTTCAGGACTGCATGCCTGCAACACTGAGGATTAGAAAGTACACAGAAGAAGAAAGATTTTGCAAACTAGAATGCTACACCACCCAACACTTCATGTCTGTGATATAGCCAATTGCGTTGTCTTACCCAACAGGCTATGCAGAAAGCCACCCAACATTTCAGCTAGAAATAAGAAATACCTGGACCAAAACAGCACCAGCAGCATCACCAAAGAGGATGCATGTACCTCTGTCTGTCCAGTCCACATATTGTGAAAGAGCATCTGCACCAACTACTAGGACATTCTGATAATTACCACCACCTACAATAGTAGCATATATCAACCCAACATAATAGctacattaatccaacaaggcacTGAATACCAACTTCCTGTCGATATTTAACAATGGAATTACCTTTGATAAACTGAGTAGCTGTAATCAAACCAATAATGAATCCACTACAGGCAGCGGTGATATCAAAGCCAAGTGTCTTTGTGCTGCACCCCAGCTCCGCCAGCACCTGTTTACATTTTATCCAGTTATTATGCGAAATCAAGCACAGTAAAATTCAAAAATCCTAGAACAGTGTAATATTTATGATCAAAACAGATAGGACACAACATTAACAGTACTGAACATAAAAAaacaaaacttaaataaaaatgaaaaccaaatacAAAGATCGTTACATAATGAATATATTATTTAACTCCTTCCATGAACAATAGGATGTTCCAGAAAGCATGCCAGTAACATATTTTTTGTTTTGGTATGTTAGAACTTAAAAGTATATCAAGATAGCCATCACGAATTCGGCATTGCAAGATTTATTATGAAATATAGATCCATCTTATCAATTCGCTGTCATGTATAACATACTTTGAACAGCAATTCCTCAGATAAATTTAACAATAAAATTGCACCCGCTCCATCCAACTTATGATACAGAGTAAAACAACAATAAGTAGATTCTCACACATGAATTGGCTTGCATTAAATGCAGGAGTACACAGTAGCTCAAAAATATCACTGTTTTAAATAACAGAAATAGTTTCCAAAGTATGAGAACTATTGTATTGTCGAGAAAAGGCAGGGTTTGCATAGCCATACCTGACCAGCAGCTCCGAATAGATCATCTGGAGTAGATGTGCAGAACAGAACAAGGTCGACATCTTCAGGTCTTACTTGAGCCATCTCAAGAGCCCTTTGTGCTGCCAGAACTGCAAGCCCTCCCAGTGTTTCATCTCCTAACACATTTAAAAAATACAATTACCCCAGAAACATAGAGAAATGAATGTCTGCAAAATGGAAACACTGTGGCTGCTCCTAACGTTTTGACAACAAGATCTGGGTACCGACCTAGTACGGAGTACATACTTGGACACAATTGCATTCATCACACCTATACAGTTAGGTACATATGTGCATGGACTTGGAACCAACATGTGAAAAGTGTTGCATCTATATGTATCGAAATTAGTGTCCAGCAAAGTATCAAGTACCAGCATCATGTACATTTATTTTCGAGATAGATTATTTATTATCTTTATGCTTGTGACCGCATAGCATAATGACAATATTCATTTAGCTTTAATGGAAAAGAGTGCTTCATGACAAAACTTATGGTCATCTATTACGATTACTATCAGAATCAACATTTGTATGACCTAAAACTATTTCAAGCAAAAATGTGTGATGCACATATCATCCATAAGTGATAACCTAGCTAAGTGAACTGAAAATAAACACTCGGAGATGATCACTATACATATTGCCAGAGGGAGCACGATTACCCTAGCCAAACCAGCTTAGTGAAAGAGGAAGGATACAGGTGAATCGAAAGTACCTGAAAGAACTCGTCTGCTCCGAATCCCGGTCCGCGTTGCGATCCACTCATCTGACGTTTCAACCACTTTTGAGAGGTCATCATTTGAGATGGTAAGTGATGGAACGGCCGAGCCGCATCCAACGAGCTTCGAACCCATACCGGCCACCCTGCGATTTCAAATTAACGTAAGACATCTCCTGTAAATATAAATCCCCTTCAGAATCAATAAATTTAGATCAATGAGTCGACCCCGGTACTACAGTTGGATCAACACAAGCGCCTACACCGCAGTGAGCTACAGAAGTAGCATCATCTGCCAGCTCATTTATGAGCAAGCATCCATGGCCATAGAAACCACGAGCTAGCATCCGTATAGCTCCATGCATGAGGGCTGTCTATCCTGGTGTCAAGCAGTGCCACTAGCGCACCATCCTTGCAGTACCGAAGCTTCTGAACAGTGGTGACAGCCTGACCTGACTAGGTAGAAGTGGTGCATTTCGATCTTAAGATGCCTGAATAAACCCGTAGCGGTACCAAAAAGTAAGCCACCTTTCGCAGTTAGCGCCAACCGCTCGACCAAGGCCCATAAATGCGAAACTGCCACGGGCAAATGTAAATCTCCTACTACGGAAAAGCGTTTCACTGAATATAACCCAATTACGTGAACAAACACATGATTCAAACCAAAACCCAAGTCAAATCATGGAGGAATTAACACAAAAATGAGCCGAGAATCAGGCAATGGGGAGTGGGGAGGGGCGTCATCTTCCTTGGTAACCGCGAATATACAGCACAAAACATGCCACCTCTGACGTGAGTAAACGATCCCCAACTCAGGCAGCAAGCAGAAGCAGTCGCATCTCGCGGGCCTGGCCATTGCAGGTACTAGTAAGGCACGCGAGCGGGGGTTTACCTCGGGGGGCGGGGCTTGGTGGCAGCCGTCTCGACGACGCCGTCGTCAGTGGCAGAAGCGCagcaccggagcttcgccggcgcCGCCAGCTGCGAGTGGGATCGGAGGAAGCCGAGCCGGTGCGCGGCGCGCGCCCGCGCggcggggagggcggcggcggcccgcggcggcgcgatgccggaggcggcgaccatggcgcggGCAGCCGGAgatctcgcggcggcggcggcggcccccaGTTGGGACGAGTGAGGAGGTAGTCAGCTGCGGGGCGAAGGAGGGCGGGGATgtagaggcggcggcggggggggcGAGTGTGGCATGCGGGGGGTGGTGGGCGGTGGGAtatagaggaggcggcggcggtgggaacGGTGGGCGGTGGTGATGGTTGCGAGGGGGGGTGGGGCCGTGGGGGGAGGAGGGAGCTTCGAAAGCTCcgcccggaggtggaggaggttttTTAAGGGAAGCCGATGTGCTGGGTGACTGCCCCCTTCCCTGGCTGACACAATCTATGCGGACTGCCTGTGGGTAGAGAGTAGAGAGTATGTAGTTTTTCGCGTGCGTTCTCGGGGAAAGCGGAGCGGATCCATCCATCATCGAGATTATCGGCTGTACTAGAGAGAGTTTTTTTTCAAACTCAGTACAGACCGTATATTGATCACAAATACAGATATACAAATATGTACGTACACTCCTATCTGGAGACTAACTCTAGAAAAAAAATTGACGAGTTTTGAGATTGATGAAGCTACTGCATACGTACGTCTTTGATATCGGCGAAAACGTGTCTATCCTAGCGCTGCTGCCATATCTCGGGTCCCTCATGTCCACCTCCTCCTACGACTCTCCCAACTTCGACTCTAGCGGCCCATCGAGTATGcgtccgctattg includes these proteins:
- the LOC124673950 gene encoding 3-oxoacyl-[acyl-carrier-protein] synthase III, chloroplastic-like, whose amino-acid sequence is MVAASGIAPPRAAAALPAARARAAHRLGFLRSHSQLAAPAKLRCCASATDDGVVETAATKPRPPRVAGMGSKLVGCGSAVPSLTISNDDLSKVVETSDEWIATRTGIRSRRVLSGDETLGGLAVLAAQRALEMAQVRPEDVDLVLFCTSTPDDLFGAAGQVLAELGCSTKTLGFDITAACSGFIIGLITATQFIKGGGNYQNVLVVGADALSQYVDWTDRGTCILFGDAAGAVLVQACSPEEDGLLGFCAQSDGNGQKHLHCSGSNAESILSKTNGVPGFPPKKGTFSCIEMNGKEVFRFAVRCVPQSIEKALEEAGLPASSVDWLLLHQANQRIIDAAATRLSIPSEKVISNLANYGNSSAASIPLALDEAVRGGKVKKGDIIAASGFGAGLTWGSAIVKWG